A stretch of the Thiomicrorhabdus indica genome encodes the following:
- a CDS encoding Mth938-like domain-containing protein yields MKFTEHRDSNINTVKNYEAGKVRINADEYHQSLFLTQKEVFSDWHCSDIRSLTTNSLDALLDQKPEVIILGTGESQIFPEPKLFAHCTNRGAALEVMANDAACRTYNILTTEDREVVLALIFDEKSKTQ; encoded by the coding sequence ATGAAGTTCACCGAACATAGAGACTCAAATATTAATACCGTTAAAAACTATGAAGCTGGTAAGGTTAGGATTAATGCCGATGAATACCATCAAAGCCTTTTTTTGACTCAAAAGGAGGTTTTTTCAGACTGGCATTGTTCGGATATCCGAAGTTTGACGACTAATTCTTTAGATGCTTTGCTAGATCAAAAACCGGAAGTCATTATTTTAGGAACCGGTGAATCTCAGATTTTTCCAGAACCGAAATTATTTGCCCATTGTACAAATCGAGGAGCCGCACTTGAAGTTATGGCTAATGATGCTGCATGCCGAACTTATAACATCCTAACAACAGAAGACAGAGAGGTTGTGCTTGCATTAATTTTCGATGAAAAATCGAAAACTCAGTAA
- a CDS encoding peptidoglycan DD-metalloendopeptidase family protein, whose translation MNIKQLTNVKSIYSPVKLISVFVTFVTLIGCSSPLKYEPRAQKPIASEKTNTSDFVKKSDCKTAYQIQSGDTLSGIAQKCAVSQTLLAQLNGIDRPDKIYIGQWLKVPSNKVGQPYSKSASQVDQIRRESREESSSRKVELASDSTWQWPTKTNLPYRWSKDANGISMLDIDGNIGDSVFAVAEGVVVYADDGIREFGKMVMIRHASGKLSVYAHASELLVTQNEKVTQGQEIAKMGATGMTVKPKLHLEARFLGKKVQLKPLLSN comes from the coding sequence ATGAACATAAAACAATTAACAAACGTTAAATCTATTTATTCTCCAGTTAAGCTGATTAGTGTGTTTGTTACATTTGTAACATTAATAGGCTGTAGTTCTCCTCTGAAATATGAACCACGAGCTCAAAAGCCGATTGCTTCAGAAAAAACAAACACTTCTGACTTTGTAAAAAAGTCCGATTGTAAAACGGCGTATCAAATTCAATCGGGAGACACCTTAAGTGGTATTGCACAAAAATGTGCAGTGTCACAAACTTTACTGGCACAACTTAACGGAATTGATCGACCCGATAAAATTTATATTGGTCAATGGCTAAAAGTACCTTCAAATAAGGTAGGTCAGCCATATTCTAAAAGTGCTTCTCAAGTTGACCAAATACGAAGGGAATCGCGAGAAGAATCTTCGTCAAGAAAAGTTGAATTAGCCAGTGATAGCACTTGGCAGTGGCCAACAAAAACAAACTTACCGTATCGTTGGTCGAAAGATGCTAATGGGATTAGCATGCTCGATATTGATGGAAACATTGGCGATAGTGTTTTTGCAGTGGCAGAAGGGGTAGTTGTCTATGCAGATGACGGTATTCGTGAATTTGGCAAAATGGTTATGATTCGTCATGCTTCTGGAAAACTTTCAGTCTACGCTCATGCTAGTGAACTCTTGGTAACCCAAAATGAAAAGGTTACTCAAGGGCAAGAAATTGCGAAAATGGGTGCAACAGGAATGACGGTTAAGCCTAAATTACACTTGGAAGCACGCTTTTTAGGCAAAAAAGTTCAACTTAAACCTCTTCTGTCGAATTGA
- a CDS encoding YqaA family protein yields MKLFANLYDKTLLWSANKQAPKYLGAMSFAESSFFPIPPDIMLMPMSLARPDRAIYFAWIATVFSVLGGLLGYGIGYYAMDFIFPWLVEMGYGAKLTSAQNFFDEYGVWVVFIAGFSPIPYKVFTITAGASAMALLPFIIASFFGRGARFLLVALLMKYGGSKLEPFIRKWVDWLGWLIIALIILYIIYKTQS; encoded by the coding sequence ATGAAATTATTTGCAAACCTTTATGATAAAACTCTGCTGTGGTCAGCAAACAAGCAAGCTCCCAAATATCTTGGTGCTATGAGTTTTGCGGAATCATCTTTTTTTCCGATTCCACCGGACATAATGCTGATGCCTATGTCTTTAGCTCGTCCTGATAGAGCAATTTATTTTGCATGGATTGCAACAGTGTTTTCAGTGTTAGGTGGATTGTTAGGTTATGGCATCGGCTATTATGCAATGGATTTTATCTTCCCTTGGTTGGTTGAAATGGGCTACGGAGCAAAACTTACATCGGCTCAAAATTTTTTTGATGAATATGGTGTATGGGTTGTGTTTATTGCAGGTTTTAGCCCTATTCCTTATAAGGTATTTACGATCACTGCAGGTGCCAGTGCTATGGCTTTATTGCCTTTTATCATTGCATCGTTTTTCGGCAGAGGGGCAAGATTCCTTCTGGTCGCACTATTAATGAAATACGGAGGCAGCAAGTTAGAACCTTTTATTCGAAAATGGGTGGACTGGCTGGGCTGGCTAATCATTGCTTTGATTATTCTTTATATTATTTATAAAACTCAAAGTTAA
- a CDS encoding protein-L-isoaspartate(D-aspartate) O-methyltransferase — protein MSDLSLQYTENHFVSSQNLGMSSSKIRHKMVDRLCAMGLSDPRLIKALQMVPRHLFVDEGFLPLAYDESKALPIGYRQTLSQPLTVAKMTQWLFAENDISPVKKVLEIGTGSGYQSAILAMLTQQVFTLERIAPLAVEAQEKLISLGLSNITFGNGDGHWGWNENAPYDAIISAAAPETLPTELIQQLKIGGRLVLPIGKQAQRLTGYIRHEDRIEEVDLGTASFVPMLSGIQPAG, from the coding sequence ATGTCAGATTTATCTTTGCAATATACTGAAAACCATTTTGTTTCATCCCAAAATCTAGGCATGAGTTCTTCAAAAATTCGCCATAAAATGGTTGACCGTTTATGTGCTATGGGCTTGTCTGATCCTCGTTTAATCAAGGCGCTTCAAATGGTTCCAAGGCATCTTTTTGTTGATGAAGGGTTTCTCCCCTTGGCTTACGATGAAAGTAAAGCGCTTCCGATTGGTTACCGCCAAACACTTTCTCAACCGTTGACCGTTGCTAAGATGACGCAATGGTTATTCGCGGAAAATGATATTAGCCCAGTAAAAAAAGTTTTAGAGATTGGAACGGGATCCGGTTATCAAAGCGCAATTTTGGCAATGTTGACTCAACAAGTTTTTACACTTGAAAGAATTGCACCTCTAGCCGTTGAAGCCCAAGAGAAGCTGATAAGCCTAGGATTAAGCAATATTACTTTTGGTAATGGGGATGGCCATTGGGGATGGAATGAAAATGCACCCTATGATGCAATTATCTCTGCAGCGGCACCTGAAACGTTACCAACAGAATTGATTCAGCAGTTAAAAATTGGTGGACGTTTAGTTTTACCCATTGGTAAACAAGCACAGCGTCTTACTGGCTATATTCGACATGAAGATCGTATTGAAGAAGTCGATTTGGGGACTGCAAGCTTTGTTCCGATGCTTAGTGGAATCCAACCGGCCGGTTAA
- the surE gene encoding 5'/3'-nucleotidase SurE, whose amino-acid sequence MKVLLSNDDGYFATGIQVLLDKISQHNGQFLGESIESICVIAPDQNRSAASNSLTLSSPLRLQEHSHFAKASAHLDKVKIFGVNGTPTDCVHLGVNGVLGYQPDIVISGINAGANMGDDVIYSGTVAAATEGRFLGKPSIAISLCGDTHFETAAKVLMELCQNRNALPVSNNCVININVPDIPYNELKGVKVTRLGKRHASEPVVQQLDPRGLPIHWIGPAGSAMDATEGTDFEAVETGYVSVTPLMIDLTDYGAIDALNQWNTQ is encoded by the coding sequence ATGAAAGTATTGCTTTCAAATGATGACGGATATTTTGCCACAGGTATTCAAGTTTTACTGGATAAGATTTCACAACATAATGGCCAGTTCCTAGGTGAAAGTATTGAAAGCATCTGTGTGATTGCTCCAGATCAAAACCGTAGCGCAGCGAGTAATTCATTAACACTTTCCTCTCCTTTAAGGCTTCAAGAGCATTCGCATTTTGCAAAAGCTTCGGCTCATTTGGATAAAGTGAAAATTTTTGGTGTAAATGGTACTCCAACGGATTGTGTTCATTTAGGGGTAAATGGTGTGTTAGGTTATCAACCCGATATTGTCATTTCAGGCATTAACGCTGGTGCAAATATGGGAGATGATGTTATTTATTCTGGGACAGTTGCTGCGGCGACGGAAGGGAGATTTTTAGGTAAGCCTTCTATTGCTATTTCATTATGTGGGGATACACATTTTGAAACAGCAGCTAAGGTATTAATGGAGCTTTGTCAGAATCGCAATGCATTGCCAGTTTCGAATAATTGCGTTATTAATATCAACGTACCAGATATTCCCTATAATGAGCTAAAAGGTGTAAAAGTAACCCGTTTAGGGAAAAGACACGCTTCTGAGCCGGTCGTTCAGCAGCTTGATCCTCGTGGGCTGCCTATACATTGGATTGGCCCAGCAGGTTCTGCAATGGACGCTACAGAAGGAACAGATTTTGAAGCTGTTGAAACGGGATATGTTTCGGTTACTCCACTTATGATCGATTTAACCGACTACGGTGCAATTGATGCTTTAAATCAGTGGAATACGCAATAA
- a CDS encoding Smr/MutS family protein — protein MNSIKKSLKKIHLKTKASTNASSDNHKSASDKIDDSALFLEAMQDVTPINNHNRISLFENRSEKQAQKHLKKIRNKQPLAPKNLEFKELDSSHPIKAFDTVTYYEKGLRLQDLSRLKRSEFYLEASLDLHGKTSEEAEIAIENFISQAISCGMKYVRIIHGKGYNSDNDFPVLKNLCYQKLKTLKNIVGFCSAPEKDGGVGAVNIQLKTK, from the coding sequence ATGAATTCAATTAAAAAATCTTTAAAAAAAATACATTTGAAAACTAAGGCTTCGACAAACGCCTCTTCAGATAATCATAAAAGTGCAAGTGATAAAATCGATGATTCAGCACTCTTCCTTGAAGCCATGCAAGATGTCACTCCTATCAACAACCATAACCGAATCTCATTATTTGAGAACCGTTCAGAAAAACAGGCACAAAAACATTTAAAGAAAATTCGTAATAAACAACCACTAGCACCTAAAAACCTCGAATTCAAGGAGTTAGATAGCTCACACCCCATCAAGGCTTTTGACACAGTTACATATTATGAAAAAGGACTTCGTCTTCAAGATTTGAGTAGATTAAAACGAAGTGAATTTTATTTAGAGGCAAGTTTGGATTTACATGGCAAAACCTCTGAAGAGGCCGAAATAGCAATAGAAAACTTTATTTCGCAAGCAATCTCATGCGGGATGAAATACGTCAGAATTATTCATGGTAAAGGCTACAATTCAGACAATGATTTTCCTGTTCTTAAAAATCTTTGCTATCAAAAATTAAAGACATTAAAAAATATTGTCGGGTTTTGCAGTGCTCCTGAAAAAGACGGTGGAGTTGGAGCTGTTAATATACAGCTGAAAACCAAATAA
- a CDS encoding FtsB family cell division protein: MLKIYVVFTVVALGLISSLLSSNGGVSELMYLEQEIQKQKQVLNQQIHENQILEKNIIVLQDKPEAIETIARSQLGLVKPGEVFVEVIDYRHISPETSDQPMADETPNNETLP; encoded by the coding sequence ATGCTAAAAATTTACGTAGTATTTACTGTTGTTGCGCTGGGCTTGATCTCTTCATTGTTATCCTCAAATGGAGGTGTCAGCGAGTTGATGTATCTTGAACAAGAGATTCAAAAACAAAAACAGGTGTTAAATCAGCAGATTCACGAAAATCAGATTTTAGAAAAAAACATTATTGTTCTGCAAGATAAACCAGAAGCGATTGAAACTATTGCTCGAAGTCAGCTTGGTTTGGTCAAGCCGGGTGAAGTTTTTGTCGAAGTGATTGATTATCGTCATATTTCTCCTGAAACATCAGACCAACCTATGGCAGATGAAACTCCAAACAATGAGACGCTCCCTTAA
- the eno gene encoding phosphopyruvate hydratase, which translates to MSLIKDIKARQVIDSRGNPTVEADVILEDGSKGRGISPSGASTGSREAIELRDGDKSKFGGKGVLTAVSNINTEIKAKLVGMDAYDQKAIDTAMIELDGTDNKGRLGANAILAVSIATAQAAAASKNLPLYAYLKTDNYQMPVPMMNIINGGEHADNSVDFQEFMIMPVGAPTMSEALRYGAEVFHALKKVLGDKGYNTAVGDEGGFAPDLKSNEEALQVILEAIEAAGYKAGEDIMIAMDAASSELYKDGVYTLASEGRTLTSEGMVDLLSEWVTNYPIISIEDGLDESDWDGFKYQTEKDGKRLQIVGDDLFVTNPKILAEGIEKGIANSILIKINQIGTLTETFEAIAMAKKAGYTAVVSHRSGETEDTTIADIAVATGCGQIKTGSMSRTDRIAKYNQLIRIEEELGDAAVYPGKAAFYNLK; encoded by the coding sequence ATGTCATTAATTAAAGATATTAAAGCTCGCCAAGTCATTGACTCTCGCGGTAACCCAACCGTTGAAGCGGATGTGATCTTGGAAGACGGCTCAAAAGGCCGTGGTATTTCTCCATCTGGTGCATCTACTGGTTCACGCGAAGCAATCGAATTGCGTGACGGCGACAAATCTAAATTTGGTGGCAAAGGTGTGTTAACAGCAGTTAGCAACATCAACACAGAAATCAAAGCCAAGCTAGTAGGCATGGATGCATACGACCAGAAAGCAATCGATACTGCGATGATCGAGCTTGATGGAACGGATAACAAAGGTCGTTTGGGTGCAAATGCAATCCTTGCTGTATCAATCGCAACGGCTCAAGCGGCAGCGGCATCTAAAAATTTACCACTTTATGCCTACTTGAAAACGGATAACTATCAAATGCCGGTACCAATGATGAACATCATCAATGGTGGCGAGCACGCGGATAACTCCGTTGATTTCCAAGAGTTCATGATTATGCCTGTTGGTGCGCCAACTATGTCTGAAGCACTTCGTTACGGTGCAGAAGTCTTCCATGCGTTGAAAAAAGTGCTTGGTGACAAAGGTTACAATACCGCGGTAGGTGATGAAGGTGGATTTGCTCCTGACCTAAAATCTAACGAAGAAGCGTTGCAAGTTATCCTAGAAGCAATTGAAGCGGCCGGTTACAAAGCTGGTGAAGACATTATGATTGCAATGGATGCTGCCTCTTCAGAGCTATATAAAGATGGTGTTTATACTCTAGCTTCTGAAGGTCGTACTCTGACTTCTGAAGGCATGGTTGATTTGCTTTCTGAGTGGGTAACAAACTACCCAATCATCTCTATTGAAGATGGTCTAGATGAATCTGATTGGGATGGTTTCAAATACCAAACTGAAAAAGATGGTAAGCGCTTACAGATTGTTGGTGATGATTTGTTTGTAACGAACCCTAAAATCCTTGCTGAAGGGATTGAGAAAGGTATCGCGAACTCGATCTTAATTAAAATTAACCAAATTGGTACGCTAACTGAAACGTTTGAAGCGATTGCAATGGCGAAAAAAGCGGGTTACACAGCAGTAGTTTCTCACCGTTCTGGAGAAACCGAAGATACAACGATTGCTGATATTGCTGTTGCAACAGGTTGTGGTCAAATTAAAACAGGTTCTATGTCTCGTACTGACCGTATCGCTAAGTATAACCAGTTGATTCGTATTGAAGAAGAGTTGGGAGATGCAGCCGTTTATCCAGGTAAAGCAGCGTTTTACAACCTAAAATAA
- the kdsA gene encoding 3-deoxy-8-phosphooctulonate synthase — protein sequence MKLCNFEVGLDQPLFLIAGPCVIESEEMAMTTAAALKELTDELQIPFIYKSSYDKANRSSTSSFRGLGIEEGLRILQKVKEEIGVPVLTDVHEDTPLDEVASVVDVMQTPAFLVRQTNFIQNVCKQGLPVNIKKGQFQAPWDMNQVVAKAREVGNDNIMVCDRGTSFGYNTLVSDMRGLAQMRSTECPVVFDATHSVQQPGGQGATSGGQREMVPVLARAAIAAGISGVFMETHPEPENALSDGPNMWPLGNLKPLLETMKELDQVVKQHGFIENQYLG from the coding sequence ATGAAACTTTGTAACTTTGAAGTTGGACTTGATCAGCCACTGTTTTTAATTGCTGGGCCGTGTGTTATTGAGTCAGAAGAAATGGCTATGACGACTGCCGCTGCGTTGAAAGAATTAACCGATGAACTACAGATTCCTTTTATTTACAAGTCATCATATGATAAGGCGAATCGTTCTTCTACCTCGAGCTTTCGCGGCTTAGGAATTGAAGAAGGTTTACGTATTTTGCAAAAGGTTAAAGAGGAAATCGGTGTTCCAGTTTTGACGGATGTTCATGAGGATACTCCTTTAGATGAGGTGGCCTCCGTTGTGGATGTTATGCAAACTCCGGCGTTTTTAGTGCGTCAGACTAATTTCATTCAAAATGTATGTAAACAAGGTTTACCCGTCAACATCAAAAAAGGTCAGTTTCAAGCACCTTGGGATATGAATCAGGTGGTTGCTAAAGCACGTGAAGTGGGTAACGACAATATCATGGTTTGTGATCGTGGAACATCATTTGGGTATAACACCTTAGTCTCCGATATGAGAGGTTTAGCGCAAATGCGCTCAACAGAGTGTCCAGTGGTGTTTGACGCAACGCACTCAGTACAACAACCTGGAGGGCAAGGAGCTACTTCGGGTGGACAACGTGAAATGGTGCCTGTTTTGGCGAGAGCAGCGATTGCTGCCGGTATTTCTGGGGTGTTTATGGAAACCCATCCTGAACCAGAAAATGCACTGAGTGATGGGCCGAATATGTGGCCTCTGGGGAATTTAAAGCCATTACTGGAAACCATGAAAGAGTTAGATCAAGTGGTAAAACAGCACGGTTTTATTGAGAACCAATATTTAGGCTAA
- a CDS encoding CTP synthase has translation MTKYIFVTGGVVSSLGKGIAAASLGALLEARGQKVSMLKMDPYINVDPGTMSPLQHGEVFVTDDGAETDLDLGHYERFVQRHFTRRNSFSTGQVYETVIRNERRGDYLGGTVQVIPHVTDEIKNRIKSAAAGYDVALVEVGGTVGDIESLPFLEAIRQLSLEVGRSNSLFMHLTLLPYIAVAGEVKTKPTQHSVKELRSIGIQPDILVCRSEMELEASEKRKIALFTNVEERAVINSLDARTIYEVPRMLHEQGLDDLVVERLNIPAGKIDLSDWDEVVNDQLNPEKSVEIAMVGKYTDLTEAYKSLIESLIHAGIHSRTKVNIDYIDSEELEKTDLSSLKDKDAILVPGGFGERGVEGKIKAIQFARENKVPYLGICLGMQMAVVEYARHVAGFDGAHSTELNAATPHPVVALITEWTDEEGNVVERDEATDLGGTMRLGGQQCQLAEGSKIAEIYQSNNIRERHRHRYEVNNGYISRLEEAGLIFAGRSEDGELVETIEIADHPWFVACQFHPEFTSTPRKGHKLFSAFVNAANAYKESK, from the coding sequence ATGACGAAATATATTTTTGTGACAGGTGGTGTTGTTTCTTCTCTAGGTAAAGGGATTGCGGCAGCTTCACTTGGTGCTTTGCTAGAAGCTCGCGGCCAAAAAGTTTCAATGCTGAAAATGGACCCCTACATCAATGTTGACCCCGGAACAATGAGCCCATTGCAACATGGTGAAGTGTTTGTAACGGATGATGGCGCCGAAACCGATTTGGATTTGGGGCATTATGAGCGTTTTGTACAACGCCACTTTACTCGCCGTAATAGCTTTTCTACCGGTCAGGTCTATGAAACAGTGATTCGTAATGAACGCCGTGGTGATTACTTGGGTGGAACGGTTCAAGTTATTCCGCACGTCACAGATGAGATTAAAAACCGCATTAAGTCGGCAGCTGCAGGCTACGATGTTGCATTGGTTGAAGTCGGTGGAACGGTTGGTGATATTGAGTCTTTACCGTTTTTAGAAGCGATTCGACAGTTGAGCCTTGAAGTGGGTCGCTCCAATTCCTTATTTATGCATCTGACATTGTTGCCATATATAGCTGTAGCTGGTGAAGTAAAAACAAAACCGACTCAGCATTCGGTAAAAGAGTTGCGCTCAATCGGAATTCAACCGGATATTTTGGTTTGTCGTTCGGAAATGGAATTAGAAGCGAGTGAAAAACGCAAAATTGCATTATTCACGAATGTTGAAGAGCGTGCGGTCATCAATTCTCTAGACGCTCGTACAATTTATGAAGTTCCACGAATGCTGCATGAACAGGGATTGGATGACTTGGTGGTTGAACGCTTAAATATACCGGCCGGTAAAATTGATTTATCAGATTGGGATGAAGTGGTTAATGACCAGTTAAATCCTGAAAAATCAGTTGAAATTGCCATGGTCGGTAAATACACCGATTTAACTGAGGCTTATAAATCCTTGATTGAGTCGTTAATTCATGCAGGAATTCATAGTCGTACCAAAGTTAATATTGATTACATTGATTCTGAAGAATTGGAAAAAACGGATTTATCTTCTCTTAAAGATAAGGATGCGATTCTGGTTCCAGGTGGATTTGGTGAGCGCGGTGTTGAAGGAAAAATCAAAGCGATTCAGTTCGCTCGCGAAAACAAAGTACCTTATTTAGGAATTTGTCTTGGGATGCAAATGGCAGTTGTTGAATATGCACGTCATGTTGCTGGATTTGATGGTGCACATTCAACTGAGCTGAATGCTGCAACACCACATCCTGTTGTTGCACTTATTACTGAGTGGACCGATGAAGAAGGAAATGTTGTTGAGCGTGATGAAGCAACCGATTTAGGTGGGACTATGCGTTTGGGCGGCCAGCAATGTCAATTGGCTGAAGGCTCAAAAATTGCTGAAATTTATCAATCAAACAATATTCGTGAGCGTCATCGCCACCGATATGAAGTCAATAATGGCTATATCTCTCGGCTTGAAGAGGCTGGTTTGATTTTTGCCGGCCGGTCTGAAGATGGTGAGTTGGTTGAGACCATTGAAATTGCTGATCACCCTTGGTTTGTAGCGTGTCAATTTCACCCAGAATTCACATCCACACCGCGTAAAGGCCATAAATTGTTCAGCGCTTTTGTGAACGCGGCTAACGCTTACAAGGAATCGAAATAA
- the tilS gene encoding tRNA lysidine(34) synthetase TilS: MTASLDSLQTNAQAVLDAFLFALREFQNCFPQNDSFTVALSGGVDSIVLLDLFAKATQQNFIASKVNAIYIDHQLQIDSSKWGEFCEQRCYAYKIPFQVKRVTIARQARQGFEQLARKARYKALFEALPRTNGVLITAHHANDQAETLLLNLFRGAGVSGLASMKNVLETNKGLVFRPLLEIQKNQIENYAEFHQLEWVEDPSNKECEFRRNWIRNKVLPDLETVYPSMVKTLNQTAHWMQESEILLEKLASIQCQQLYENSPNEINHWGFPLPEIIQEHSKERHCFSWGEYKNMFRFWVKSQQFPRLNESIFYWLFNTAYQTEEDGSIVKLKAPLAGDYLLTSGERWQLYQKSVFYLPAGNSISLNLKDFLSQKMDSTAENHKTKLDIYVDMKRAELLENIWLISLSQLSEDMQTLLNRKALKRYFQDNKIPVWQRSHWPFLVKNNSLTSNSQNPKDYELVGGFGSPKLIKFESGVKAMGLDGSVPKFLENYWQTQFCFPEA, translated from the coding sequence ATGACAGCTTCTCTCGACTCTCTTCAAACGAATGCACAAGCTGTTTTAGATGCTTTTCTTTTTGCTCTAAGAGAGTTTCAAAATTGTTTCCCTCAAAACGATAGTTTTACAGTTGCTTTGAGTGGTGGCGTAGATTCTATTGTTTTATTGGATTTGTTTGCCAAAGCAACTCAACAAAACTTCATCGCCTCAAAAGTTAACGCCATCTATATTGATCATCAACTGCAGATTGATTCTTCCAAATGGGGAGAGTTCTGCGAGCAAAGATGTTATGCGTACAAGATTCCATTCCAAGTAAAAAGGGTCACGATTGCTCGTCAAGCTCGTCAAGGTTTTGAGCAGTTAGCACGTAAAGCAAGATATAAAGCTTTATTTGAAGCGCTTCCAAGAACAAATGGCGTACTAATAACGGCTCATCATGCTAACGATCAAGCGGAAACCCTATTGCTCAATCTATTTAGAGGTGCAGGAGTATCCGGTTTGGCAAGTATGAAAAATGTATTGGAAACAAACAAGGGGCTTGTTTTTAGACCTTTATTGGAAATTCAAAAAAACCAAATTGAAAATTATGCTGAATTTCACCAACTCGAATGGGTTGAGGATCCATCGAATAAAGAGTGTGAATTTCGAAGAAATTGGATTCGAAACAAAGTATTACCAGACTTGGAAACGGTTTATCCGAGTATGGTTAAAACACTTAATCAGACAGCGCATTGGATGCAAGAGTCAGAAATTCTATTAGAAAAACTTGCATCTATTCAGTGTCAACAGCTTTACGAAAACTCGCCAAATGAAATAAATCACTGGGGATTTCCACTGCCTGAAATAATTCAGGAACACTCTAAAGAGAGACATTGTTTTAGTTGGGGGGAGTATAAGAATATGTTTCGTTTTTGGGTGAAAAGCCAGCAATTCCCAAGATTAAACGAGTCTATATTTTACTGGCTATTTAATACTGCTTATCAAACTGAAGAGGACGGTTCAATTGTTAAGTTGAAAGCGCCTTTGGCAGGTGACTATCTGTTAACAAGTGGTGAGCGCTGGCAACTTTATCAAAAATCTGTATTTTATTTACCGGCCGGTAATTCAATTTCATTGAATTTAAAAGATTTTTTGTCTCAAAAAATGGATTCAACTGCAGAAAATCACAAAACAAAACTAGACATTTATGTCGATATGAAAAGGGCTGAGCTGTTGGAAAATATTTGGTTGATTTCTCTGTCACAACTTTCAGAAGATATGCAAACTCTGTTGAACCGAAAAGCTTTGAAGCGTTATTTCCAAGACAACAAGATTCCAGTTTGGCAAAGAAGCCACTGGCCTTTTTTGGTGAAAAATAATAGTCTAACGTCAAACAGTCAGAATCCGAAAGACTATGAACTGGTGGGGGGATTTGGTTCACCAAAATTGATTAAATTTGAGAGTGGAGTTAAAGCCATGGGGCTTGATGGCTCAGTTCCGAAGTTTTTAGAAAATTATTGGCAGACCCAATTCTGCTTTCCTGAAGCTTAA
- the accA gene encoding acetyl-CoA carboxylase carboxyl transferase subunit alpha: MKLDFLDFEQPIAELEAKIDELRHLDNGDMNLLQEISALEEKSKNLTETIFSKLSDVQISKLSRHPQRPYALDYISKIFTDFKELHGDRAFSDDKAIVAGLARLDNQPVMVIAQEKGRDTKEKIKRNFGMPRPEGYRKALRLMKMAERFGLPILTFIDTPGAYPGIDAEERGQSEAIARNLIEMAELKVPVICTVIGEGGSGGALAIGVGDVTMMMQYTTYSVISPEGCASILWKNAANAPDAAEALGITAPRLKELGLIDHIIPEPLGGAHRNPADAASALKAALTERLEELKQLSVEEMRDNRYQRYMQYGNFEE, translated from the coding sequence ATGAAGCTGGATTTTTTAGACTTTGAACAACCTATTGCTGAACTCGAAGCCAAAATAGATGAGCTACGCCATCTCGATAATGGTGATATGAACCTTCTTCAGGAAATTTCAGCGTTAGAAGAAAAAAGTAAAAATCTTACGGAGACAATTTTTAGTAAATTGTCTGATGTTCAAATTTCTAAGCTGTCTCGCCATCCGCAAAGACCTTATGCGTTAGATTATATTTCTAAAATCTTTACAGACTTCAAAGAGCTTCATGGGGATCGTGCTTTTTCCGATGATAAAGCGATTGTGGCTGGACTGGCTCGTTTAGACAATCAGCCTGTCATGGTGATTGCTCAAGAAAAAGGGCGCGATACCAAAGAGAAGATTAAACGCAATTTTGGAATGCCTCGCCCAGAAGGTTACCGTAAAGCTTTACGGCTTATGAAGATGGCAGAACGGTTCGGGTTACCTATTTTGACATTTATTGATACCCCAGGGGCTTATCCGGGCATTGATGCTGAAGAGCGAGGTCAAAGTGAAGCCATTGCTCGTAACCTCATTGAAATGGCTGAATTGAAAGTGCCGGTGATTTGTACTGTGATTGGCGAAGGTGGTTCTGGTGGTGCATTAGCGATTGGTGTGGGTGATGTCACCATGATGATGCAATATACGACTTATTCAGTGATTTCTCCCGAAGGTTGCGCTTCTATTCTTTGGAAGAATGCGGCAAATGCGCCAGATGCAGCCGAAGCTCTAGGGATTACGGCGCCAAGATTGAAAGAGCTCGGACTTATTGATCACATTATTCCAGAACCATTAGGGGGAGCTCATCGCAACCCAGCGGATGCAGCGTCTGCTTTAAAAGCTGCTTTGACTGAACGTTTGGAAGAATTAAAACAGCTATCAGTAGAAGAAATGCGTGACAATCGTTATCAGCGTTACATGCAATATGGAAATTTTGAAGAATAA